The Brachionichthys hirsutus isolate HB-005 chromosome 1, CSIRO-AGI_Bhir_v1, whole genome shotgun sequence genome has a window encoding:
- the slc7a6os gene encoding probable RNA polymerase II nuclear localization protein SLC7A6OS: MDPNATVLRVKRKRGTDPADALLLACKRIRPETPPSSRETGPEPDEAEVENSVFKLVATVDTQDAPVKTHIEQAFARPRMAHALRPSAASAQRIVGDLRSTKWCTRREERYRIVSGHRTGLSSPAEQQKPRADAPERVKQAGKEQDKCWVLGQIQVVDLLHETEEDQNESPGKVTTDPEAILCNNVKMLREHLSISGETRGETRGEARGQARGETRGETRGQARGETDYVYDLYYQEAVTPGWIQDILSVRAYANEGELVPDLVVQEEVYDDEDDENDEANWRNDYPDEDDSASEAEERYVGHWEEEEHSYSRRKGGGRCSDDDGDGRESD, from the exons ATGGATCCAAACGCGACCGTTTTGCGAGTGAAGAGAAAGCGGGGCACAGATCCAGCGGATGCGCTGCTGTTAGCGTGTAAACGCATCCGTCCGGAGACGCCCCCGAGCTCGAGGGAGACGGGACCGGAGCCCGATGAAGCCGAGGTGGAAAACTCTGTCTTCAAACTCGTGGCGACCGTGGATACGCAG GATGCTCCTGTTAAGACACACATTGAGCAGGCTTTTGCTCGGCCTCGCATGGCCCACGCGCTGCGTCCCTCTGCCGCCAGTGCACAGCGGATTGTTGGGGACCTTCGGAGCACGAAATGGTGCACTCGGAGGGAGGAGCGCTACAGAATCGTCTCTGGCCACCGCACGGGGCTGTCGAGTCCGGCTGAACAGCAAAAGCCCCGGGCGGATGCTCCTGAGAGGGTGAAGCAAGCCGGGAAAGAGCAGGACAAATGTTGGGTTCTGGGCCAAATCCAGGTGGTTGATCTCCTTCACGAGACTGAAGAGGACCAGAATGAGTCTCCGGGGAAG GTGACGACCGACCCAGAAGCGATCCTGTGTAACAACGTGAAGATGCTGCGGGAGCACCTGAGCATATCTGGGGAGACCCGGGGGGAGACCCGGGGGGAGGCCCGGGGGCAGGCCCGGGGGGAGACCCGGGGGGAGACCCGGGGGCAGGCCCGGGGGGAGACCGACTACGTCTACGACCTCTACTACCAGGAAGCTGTCACTCCGGGGTGGATCCAGGACATCCTGTCTGTCAGGGCGTATGCCAACGAGGGAGAACTG GTTCCTGACCTTGTGGTTCAGGAAGAGGTctatgatgatgaggatgatgaaaaCGATGAAGCAAACTGGAGGAACGACTACCCCGATGAGGACGACTCCGCCAGCGAGGCAGAGGAGCGCTACGTCG gccactgggaggaggaggagcactcGTACAGccggaggaagggggggggtcgctgcaGCGACGACGATGGAGACGGACGTGAATCCGACTAG
- the LOC137897520 gene encoding adhesion G-protein coupled receptor G1-like, translating into MRISLFLLLVWLSETRSGDFCEDVIHQCKQGRAPWTRCFEDRIVTCRSRSRFSPNFVRRLVNSSQEAEAILPRCRVTVPPSALQRSRGAAPQELVLLVATVLSSTLFEPSPHLERGRGAATQSTHRPAVIMEESVLLVRAGLHPLNNLPQPIRLTFKGDTQAKDGTCVFWQESRLEDGTGRWSADGCATTNTGAAFVCSCNHLSFFAVLVNPSLSVGESDAVGLTYLTYVGSALSVFFALIGLISYACLQRRRPETAISVHMQLTGALLCLHLNFLLSSFWVWVLEEDEEGWVCQTLGLFLHWSLLATFSWTALEGFHLYLLLVKVFNIYIRKYLLKLCIVGWGLPTLTVTVCGILGVYGKYSLELRDGNSHNSTTQMCWMSSRSARRLSVSYASTVAFPCLVLLYNSCMLGLVVLKIWRMRRSCGGTEWKKGNKENSTRLWKDCATVLGLSCVLGLPWGLLSATYMSIFGIYLFTVINSLQGLLLFLWSVALTYRSRSDNNPSVRDTSSQKIMTTSFST; encoded by the exons ATGCGGATTTCcctgtttctcctcctcgtctGGTTGTCTGAGACTCGATCTGGTG ACTTCTGTGAAGACGTCATCCACCAGTGTAAACAAGGCCGTGCTCCCTGGACCAG gtgtttcGAGGACAGAATTGTAACCTGCAGATCAAGAAGCCGCTTTTCCCCGAACTTTGTGCGTCGGTTGGTGAACTCCTCTCAGGAG gcTGAAGCGATTCTGCCTCGTTGCAGAGTCACCGTCCCACCCTCAGCGCTCCAGCGGAGCAGGGGCGCTGCGCCCCAGGAGCTGGTCCTGCTGGTGGCCACTGTACTCAGCAGCACTCTGTTTGAG CCGAGTCCTCATCTTGAAAGAGGAAGGGGAGCGGCGACACAGTCTACCCACAGGCCAGCCGTCATTATGGAAGAGTCTGTCCTGCTAGTGAGGGCGGGACTTCATCCTCTCAACAACCtcccacagccaatcagattaaCATTCAAAGGCGACACGCAG GCGAAAGACGGGACTTGTGTCTTTTGGCAGGAGTCCAGGCTGGAAGACGGAACAG GCCGCTGGAGCGCAGACGGCTGCGCCACCACCAACACTGGAGCCGCATTTGTTTGCAGCTGTAACCACCTGAGCTTCTTTGCTGTGCTTGTG AATCCATCCTTGTCGGTGGGGGAGAGTGACGCCGTGGGCCTCACCTATCTCACCTACGTTGGATCAGCGCTCTCCGTCTTCTTTGCATTGATCGGCTTGATCTCCTACGCATGTCTGCA ACGCCGCCGTCCAGAGACGGCCATCAGTGTGCACATGCAGCTAACGGGGGCGCTGCTCTGCCTCCACCTCAACTTCCTGCTGAGCAGCTTCTGGGTTTGGGTtctggaggaggatgaggagggctgGGTCTGCCAAACCCTGGGTCTCTTTTTGCACTGGTCACTCTTGGCCACCTTTAGCTGGACCGCTCTGGAAGGATTCCACCTCTACCTTCTTCTAGTCAAAGTCTTTAATATTTACATCAGAAAGTACCTGCTGAAACTCTGCATCGTGGGATGGG GTCTCCCCACACTAACTGTAACAGTTTGTGGGATTTTGGGTGTTTATGGTAAATACAGTCTGGAACTGAGGGATGGCAACAGCCACAATTCAACAACACAGAT GTGCTGGATGAGCAGCCGATCCGCACGGAGGCTGTCTGTCAGCTACGCTAGCACTGTGGCCTTTCCGTGTCTGGTGCTGCTGTATAATTCATGCATGCTGGGGTTGGTGGTGTTGAAGatctggaggatgaggagaagttGTGGAGGCACCGAGTGGAAGAAGGGTAACAAAGAGAACAGCACCAGGCTCTGGAAggactgcgccaccgtgctgggCCTCAGCTGTGTGCTGGGGTTGCCATGGGGACTACTGAGCGCCACCTACATGTCCATCTTTGGGATCTATCTATTCACTGTAATTAACTCCCTGCAGG gtcttcTTCTGTTCTTGTGGTCTGTAGCTTTGACCTACAGGTCTCGATCTGACAATAATCCTTCAGTCAGAGACACGTCGTCTCAGAAAATAATGACCACAAGTTTCAGTACCTGA